CGCGCACGATCATCTGGGCCCCGACCTCGCGGGCGAAGTGCATCAGCAGGCTGTCGAACGGCCGGACCTCGATCTCGGCGATCTTGGTCAGGTGAGCCGTTTCGCGGCGCACCATTTCCACCCGTTCCTCCAGCGAGAACAGCGGCCCCTTGCCGATGTTCACCGCCACCCCGATCACCAGCCGATCGACCAGCTTGACCGCCCGACCGATGATGTCGAGGTGCCCGTTGGTGACCGGGTCAAACGTGCCCGGATAGAGACCGATCCGCATGCTTTTCCTCACCCGAGCCTAAGCTCGCTGGCCCTTCCCGTGGGTCGCTTACGAGGTCTCGTCCGCCTCGTTTTCATCGCCCGTGCTGTCGTCACCGCCGGTTTCGGCGAGACGCTCGACGCTGACGACATGTTCGTCCTTCGCCGTGCGGAAGATGGTTACGCCTTGAGTATTCCGCGCTGCAACACGAATTTGCGAAACAGGCACGCGGATCAGCTGACCGGCGTCGGTGACCAGCAGGATCTGATCGCTGTCCTCGACCGGGAACGAGCCCACCAGCTTGCCGCCGCGCTTGGACAGATCCTGGGCCGTCAGGCCCTGGCCGCCACGGCCGGTGCGGCGATAGTCGTAGGCGCTGGTGCGCTTGCCGAAGCCTTCCGACGACACCGTCAGCAGGATTTCCTCGGCCGCGCCCAGTTCGGCGATGCGTTCCGGCGTCAGGCTGGCCTCGCCGCCCTCTTCCTCGCCCTCTTCCGCCGCGGCCGGAGCCTCGTCGCCTTCCTCGCCCAGGGCGCGGGCCAAGGCCCGCTGGTGCTTGAGGTAGGCGGCGCGTTCGGCCGGGGTGGCGTCGACATTGCGCAGCACGCTCATCGAGATGACGCTGTCGCCATCGGCCAGGCGCACGCCGCGCACGCCGGTGGAATCACGGCTGGCGAACACCCGCACTTCGTCGGTCGAGAAGCGGATGCAGCGGCCCGAGGCGGTGTTGAGCAGGATGTCCTTGCTGCTGTCGCAGACGGCCACGCCGACGATGCCGTCGCCTTCGTCCAGCTTCATGGCGATCTTGCCGTTGCGGCGCACGTCCACGAAGTCGCTGAGCTTGTTGCGACGCACGCTGCCCGAACGGGTGGCGAACATCACGTCCAGGCCGTCCCAGGTGGCCTCGTCCTCCGGAAGCGTCAGGATCGAGGTGATGGTTTCGCCCGGCTCGATCGGCAACAGGTTGACGAACGCCTTGCCGCGGCTGTTGGCGACGCCTTGCGGCAGACGCCAGACCTTCATCTTGTAGACCTTGCCGCCCGAGGTGAAGAACAGCAGCGGGGCGTGGGTCGAGGCCGAGAACACGCGGGTGACCGCGTCCTCGGTCTTGGTGGCCATGCCCGACTTGCCCTTGCCGCCGCGATGCTGCGTGCGATAGGCGGCCAGCGGGGTGCGCTTGACGTAGCCGCCCAGGGTGACGGTGATGACCATGTCCTCGCGGACGATCAGGTCCTCGTCTTCCACGTCGGCGTCGCCGTCGACGATCTGGCAGCGGCGCGGAATGGCGAACTTGTCGCGCACCTCGACCAGCTCCTCGCGGACCACGGCCATGATGTTGGCGCGGTCCGACAGCAGGTCCAGATAGCCCTTGATGGCCTCGGCCAGGGTGGCGGCCTCGTTGCCGATCTCGTCACGGCCCAGGCCGGTCAGGCGCGACAGGGTCAGGGCCAGGATGGCGCGGGCCTGCTCGTCGGTCAGGCGGATCAGGCCGCCCTCTTCCTGCACCGTGCGCGGGTCGGCGATCAGCTCGACCAGCGGCAGCATGTCGCCAGCCGGCCAGGATTTGGCCACCAGGCGCTCGCGGGCCTCGGTCGGATCCTTGGACGAGCGGATGATGTGGATGAATTCGTCGATATTGGCGACGGCGATGGTCAGGCCGACCAGGACGTGGCCGCGGTCGCGCGCCTTGCCCAGCTCGAACTTGGTGCGTCGGACCACGACCTCTTCGCGGAAATTAACGAAGATCTCGATCAGCTCGCGCAGGCCCATCTGCGAGGGGCGGCCGCGGTTCAGGGCCAGCATGTTGACGCCGAACGAGCTTTGCAGCGCCGTGAAGCGGTAGAGCTGGTTGAGGATCACCTCGCCCGAGGCGTCGCGCTTCAGCTCGACCACGATGCGCATGCCGTCGCGGTTGGACTCGTCGCGGATGTCGGACACGCCCTCGATCCGCTTATCGCGGACCATTTCGGCGATGTACTCGACCAGGTTAGCCTTGTTCACCTGATAGGGAATGGCCGTGATGATGATGGCTTCGCGGCCGGTGCGGATCTCTTCCACCGTGGCCAGGCCGCGCATGATCACCGAGCCGCGGCCCGTCAGCAGCGCCTGGCGGGGGCCGGCGCGGCCGATGATCTCGCCGCCGGTCGGGAAGTCGGGGCCCGGCACCAGGTCCAGCAGCTGATCGGTGGTGACGCTCGGGTCGTCGATCATCAGCAGGCAGGCGTCGATCACCTCGCCCAGATTGTGCGGCGGAATGTTGGTGGCCATGCCGACGGCGATGCCGCCCGCGCCGTTGACCAGCAGGTTGGGGATCCGCGACGGCAGGACGACGGGTTCCTGCTCCTTGCCGTCGTAGTTGTCCTGGAAGTCGACGGTGTTCTTGTCGAGGTCGGCCAGCAGCGACATGGCCGGCGGAGCCATGCGGCACTCGGTGTAACGCATGGCGGCGGGCATGTCGCCGTCGACGGAACCGAAGTTACCCTGGCCGTCGATGAGCACCAGGCCCATCGAGAACGACTGGGTCATGCGCACCAGGGTGAAGTAGATCGAGGCGTCGCCGTGCGGGTGGTACTTACCCATGACGTCACCGACCACGCGGGCCGACTTGACGTAGGGCCGCTCGGGCGTCTGGCCCTGCTCGTGCATCGAGAACAGCACGCGGCGGTGCACCGGCTTCAGCCCGTCGCGGGCGTCCGGAAGGGCCCGACTGACGATCACGCTCATCGCATAGTCGAGATACGAACGGCGCAGTTCGTCCTCGATATTGATGGGGGTAACGTCCCCGCGAGACGCCGGCGAGGCCGGGGACCCGGGGATAGTGTTTTGATCGTCGCTCAAGGGAATTTTTCGCCGTCAGAATCGAACACGGAACCGTCAAAAACAGTTAGCATTCCCCTCGCCAAGACGCCACCTTCGCGGCCCTAACCCCCATGTTCCTTGGGGCAATCCGGGAGTTTCACATGCGTTTGACCGCCCTCGCCCTCTCCTTCGGCCTGATCGCCGCCGCGACCACCGCTCAAGCCGCCACCGCCGAGCTGAAGGGCGCGGACGGCAAGACGATCGGAACCGCCACCCTGACCGAGGCGCCGCACGGCGTGCTGCTGCGGATCGAGGCCAAGGGCCTGACGCCGGGCTGGCACGGCCTGCACTTCCACGAGAAGGGCGATTGCGGCACGCCGGACTTCAAATCGGCCGGCGCCCACGTCCACACGACCACCACGGTCGTCCATGGCCTGCTGAACCCGGACGGTAACGACAACGGCGACCTGCCCAACCTGTTCGTCTCTTCCGACGGCGCGGCGACGGCCGAACTGTTCTCGCCGCTGGTGTCGCTGAACGGCGCGGGCGGCCGCCCCGCCCTGCTCGACGCCGACGGCTCGTCGATCGTCGTCCACGCCAGCCCCGACGACTACAAGACCCAGCCGATCGGCGGGGCCGGCGCGCGAGTGGCCTGCGGGGTGGTGAAGTAGCTCACCATACCGAACTCAGGGAAAGCCAATGAAAAACAAGGCCGGTCATTCAATCTGGTTTGTGCGACGGCTAGGCTTTTTGCTTTCACCGGTCAGCCTCGAAGGTTTCGCCCTCCTGTTCACAGGAGTCGCGGCGGCTCTGGGATTGCCAGCGCTCGGCAGGTGGTTGTCCCTTCACGGGCTTGATGCCGCGCTGGGCGACGTGATGAGCGTGACGGGGTTTTTCTCGATATTCGTCACCTACGGCGTCGCGGCGCGGCACTCCTCGTCCGTAGATCCCTATTAGCGAAATGCCTCTAGGTCGCCTCGCCCTCGGGCGGGGCGGCCTTCTTCGCGGTCAGGGCCACCAGCGCCACGCCGACCAGGGTGGCCACCGCGCCTATCACCAGCTGCGGCGACAGCTTGTCGCCCATGAACAGCACCCCGATGGTGCACGACACCAGCGGCGTCAGCAGGAAATAGGGCGTCACCCGCCCCGCTTCGCGCCGCTGGACCAGCCAGAACAGCAGGGCGCTGGCCCCGATGGTCGAGACCACGCCCGCGAAGGCCACGCAGGCCCAGGCGATCGGCTGGGCGGCCTGCACCCGTTCCACCACGTGCGGCTCGAAGCCGAACGACATGGCCAGCAGGACCGGCGCGGCGACCACGGCGGTCATGGCCTGGACCTGCAAGGGCTTGGCGCCGGGGGTCTGGCGCACCAGCACCGTGGCGAACGCCCAGCAGGCGCTGGCGATCAGCACCAGCACGATGGCCGGCAGATCGGCCGCGCCATGCGGGTCCAAACTCATCCAGGCCACGCCGGCGAAAGCCACGACCAGGCCGGCGACGGCCAGGGGCTTCATGGTCTCGCCCAGCATCTTCCAGGCGAACAGGGCCGTGAACGGGATCCACAGCTGGTTGGCCACCACCAGCGGGCTCAACGACTTGGCCATGCCGAACGCGATATAGATGACGCCGAAGTGGATCGGTCCCGTCAGCAGGCAGATGGCCACCAGGCGCTTCGACCAGGGAAGCGGTGGTTTCAGGAACGGAAACAGGAAGGCCAGGGCGAAGGCGAAGCGCAATGTCCCGACCATCATCGGCGGCAGCTGCGCGGTCGCCACCTTGCCCGCGCAGTTGTTCAGCCCCCAGACCAGGATGATCGCGGCGATCGCCAGGCGTTCGAGACCTGACAACGGGCCGTTCT
The window above is part of the Caulobacter soli genome. Proteins encoded here:
- the coaD gene encoding pantetheine-phosphate adenylyltransferase; protein product: MRIGLYPGTFDPVTNGHLDIIGRAVKLVDRLVIGVAVNIGKGPLFSLEERVEMVRRETAHLTKIAEIEVRPFDSLLMHFAREVGAQMIVRGLRAVADFEYEFQMTAMNQQLDREIETVFLMADPRHQAIASRLVKEIAALGGDVHKFVPPGVAEQLLGKLAK
- the gyrA gene encoding DNA gyrase subunit A; translated protein: MSDDQNTIPGSPASPASRGDVTPINIEDELRRSYLDYAMSVIVSRALPDARDGLKPVHRRVLFSMHEQGQTPERPYVKSARVVGDVMGKYHPHGDASIYFTLVRMTQSFSMGLVLIDGQGNFGSVDGDMPAAMRYTECRMAPPAMSLLADLDKNTVDFQDNYDGKEQEPVVLPSRIPNLLVNGAGGIAVGMATNIPPHNLGEVIDACLLMIDDPSVTTDQLLDLVPGPDFPTGGEIIGRAGPRQALLTGRGSVIMRGLATVEEIRTGREAIIITAIPYQVNKANLVEYIAEMVRDKRIEGVSDIRDESNRDGMRIVVELKRDASGEVILNQLYRFTALQSSFGVNMLALNRGRPSQMGLRELIEIFVNFREEVVVRRTKFELGKARDRGHVLVGLTIAVANIDEFIHIIRSSKDPTEARERLVAKSWPAGDMLPLVELIADPRTVQEEGGLIRLTDEQARAILALTLSRLTGLGRDEIGNEAATLAEAIKGYLDLLSDRANIMAVVREELVEVRDKFAIPRRCQIVDGDADVEDEDLIVREDMVITVTLGGYVKRTPLAAYRTQHRGGKGKSGMATKTEDAVTRVFSASTHAPLLFFTSGGKVYKMKVWRLPQGVANSRGKAFVNLLPIEPGETITSILTLPEDEATWDGLDVMFATRSGSVRRNKLSDFVDVRRNGKIAMKLDEGDGIVGVAVCDSSKDILLNTASGRCIRFSTDEVRVFASRDSTGVRGVRLADGDSVISMSVLRNVDATPAERAAYLKHQRALARALGEEGDEAPAAAEEGEEEGGEASLTPERIAELGAAEEILLTVSSEGFGKRTSAYDYRRTGRGGQGLTAQDLSKRGGKLVGSFPVEDSDQILLVTDAGQLIRVPVSQIRVAARNTQGVTIFRTAKDEHVVSVERLAETGGDDSTGDENEADETS
- the sodC gene encoding superoxide dismutase[Cu-Zn]; the encoded protein is MRLTALALSFGLIAAATTAQAATAELKGADGKTIGTATLTEAPHGVLLRIEAKGLTPGWHGLHFHEKGDCGTPDFKSAGAHVHTTTTVVHGLLNPDGNDNGDLPNLFVSSDGAATAELFSPLVSLNGAGGRPALLDADGSSIVVHASPDDYKTQPIGGAGARVACGVVK
- a CDS encoding DMT family transporter; this encodes MSSSTPQNGPLSGLERLAIAAIILVWGLNNCAGKVATAQLPPMMVGTLRFAFALAFLFPFLKPPLPWSKRLVAICLLTGPIHFGVIYIAFGMAKSLSPLVVANQLWIPFTALFAWKMLGETMKPLAVAGLVVAFAGVAWMSLDPHGAADLPAIVLVLIASACWAFATVLVRQTPGAKPLQVQAMTAVVAAPVLLAMSFGFEPHVVERVQAAQPIAWACVAFAGVVSTIGASALLFWLVQRREAGRVTPYFLLTPLVSCTIGVLFMGDKLSPQLVIGAVATLVGVALVALTAKKAAPPEGEAT